A single bacterium DNA region contains:
- a CDS encoding ChbG/HpnK family deacetylase encodes AQIESVIDIAPKITHIDSHHNFHRFDSLKDVYIRVAKRYGLAARGGNRKYCKRLSLQGVKSADYCESAWSRGEISAWNFLSLVTATFNELNDFAIVEIITHPGFFDCSLQTLSSLTNQRNEELKVLSSTDLIKQLGKQNIKLVSYEELNHR; translated from the coding sequence GCTCAAATCGAATCTGTCATTGATATTGCACCCAAAATCACACACATAGATTCGCACCATAATTTTCACCGATTTGATAGTTTAAAAGATGTATACATTCGAGTAGCAAAAAGGTACGGTTTAGCTGCACGTGGTGGCAATCGAAAATATTGTAAACGACTATCTCTGCAAGGAGTAAAATCAGCCGATTATTGCGAAAGTGCATGGTCTCGAGGGGAAATAAGTGCATGGAATTTTCTCAGTTTGGTTACTGCCACTTTTAATGAATTAAACGATTTTGCAATTGTAGAGATCATTACTCACCCAGGATTTTTTGATTGCTCACTTCAGACTTTATCCAGCTTGACTAATCAACGTAACGAAGAACTAAAGGTTTTGTCGTCAACTGATTTGATAAAACAATTAGGTAAACAAAATATTAAACTAGTCAGTTACGAAGAGTTAAATCATCGCTAA
- the lexA gene encoding transcriptional repressor LexA, with protein MSRPELSAPQQKYLTWIAKIIAKTGRSPTLEEIGEHFESSAVNAYKIVEILVRKGYLRKSGSGPVRELELIDEEGTTVHSGQLPIIGRVAAGSPLLAVENRIGYVSLDDTFSRRGASYALLVKGESMIDAGILPGDKVIVRQQVTAEKGQIVVALINDEATVKKYYPLASGKVRLKAENPNFDDIVVSANECSIQGIVLGSYREFK; from the coding sequence ATGTCTCGCCCAGAATTGAGTGCACCGCAACAAAAGTACCTCACATGGATCGCCAAGATTATTGCCAAAACCGGCCGATCGCCGACTCTGGAAGAGATTGGTGAACACTTCGAGTCTTCAGCGGTGAATGCATACAAGATTGTTGAGATCCTGGTTCGGAAGGGGTATCTCCGCAAATCCGGCTCTGGCCCAGTACGGGAATTGGAGTTAATCGATGAGGAAGGGACAACCGTCCACTCTGGTCAACTCCCGATTATCGGTCGTGTCGCTGCCGGTTCGCCGCTGTTGGCCGTTGAAAACAGAATTGGGTATGTATCGCTGGACGACACTTTTTCACGACGTGGGGCATCCTATGCGCTTCTGGTAAAGGGTGAATCCATGATCGATGCGGGTATCCTCCCTGGCGATAAAGTGATTGTCCGGCAACAGGTAACTGCAGAAAAAGGTCAGATTGTGGTGGCGCTGATAAATGACGAAGCGACAGTAAAGAAATACTACCCTTTGGCCAGCGGAAAGGTCCGGCTCAAGGCTGAGAATCCCAATTTTGATGACATTGTAGTTTCTGCAAATGAGTGTTCGATTCAGGGTATTGTCTTAGGTAGCTACCGGGAGTTCAAATAA
- a CDS encoding S24 family peptidase has translation MVVGFSSPAQDMIADNVSLHRYLVPHPLNSMFVEMSGNSMRGVVNTADLLIVERSNQANPGQIVLAQIDGQYMIRFLGRDRNGFLLYGTMRNEQPVRPSTDIAIVGIVTGLARRFQSNTPKRKESS, from the coding sequence ATGGTTGTAGGCTTTTCATCACCAGCACAGGACATGATCGCCGATAATGTTTCGTTACATCGGTATCTGGTCCCCCATCCTCTCAATTCGATGTTTGTCGAGATGAGTGGTAACTCAATGCGTGGTGTGGTGAATACAGCAGACCTACTGATCGTCGAACGATCGAATCAAGCAAACCCCGGTCAGATCGTACTAGCACAAATCGATGGCCAGTACATGATTCGTTTCCTTGGAAGAGACCGCAACGGATTCCTCCTGTACGGAACGATGCGCAACGAACAGCCGGTTCGCCCTTCCACCGATATTGCCATCGTCGGCATTGTGACTGGTCTCGCCAGACGATTCCAGAGCAACACTCCCAAACGCAAAGAATCCAGTTAA
- a CDS encoding DEAD/DEAH box helicase, protein MNIERLTNYDFPEDMIAGWRKLGMNELQPIQAQAILKYKLFNGNSMIVSAPTSSGKTFVGELAAVHQSIDKKKTAFLVPLKAIAEEKFHTFQQMYTSAGIKVVISTRDHKEFDADIENGKFDIAILVYEKFFQLLNSNKGFLSSLGLVVIDELQMLADYSRGTTLEMILTHLRMQRSRLGFQIVGLSAVLGNHRLVNEWLGIDLLHSERRPVELRIGYLYKGVFHFKSMNDHSTGEEMILARPPQERDAVLYSAVAHFSELGEQTLLFLKDKNSVRNIASALAGWVTAPPAEEALAELENLEETHSRDELAVLLQHGVAIHHADMTSEERELVERHYRNRSIQVLVSTTTLAMGVNLPTKNVFIELQQWRYDPKYKKLDTVDLPKGEFENMGGRAGRFQLEDDFGRAIALADSIVEREQIKRFYLEGDLEEIKPNLWRSSMATTVLGVVSLLGGGSIQQIKDYLQNSLSWHVHQANEYERKELGYELEAAINYCIAAEVVIANQDDRLTLTEFGVAVAGMGIRVETANTLKKWLTNRSDLPINSIEAFLFSILTMDGQEGFLNFSTSEFRQYGDRYLRNVTEQIGSHGKSLFEQICENTLDSYNRAKSCKTALMLSDYIGSLSNKELEKRYQAYFGTIRRVAEQISWVLSSAAELAKTLQCPAEWQKSLVQCAMQIQHGISEDGLFLAQLKIPRLGRERIRKLVNDGITNEKHVVEAGFEYLAKLVTKPVAQSLMDYFERNQDQTRSDNSSKQKAGGELSASNVQSNGGTGIIVNNNHGTIVIHQSAEPVLPSGDINSNGEDLSALPLTTWQQEVTQRLERLPAPELRELYNEVRVMRHNRIQPARDTARSAKTVQQLSDAAIKLQGEYRSFQQFLLEHFHAVLLQNLDLEFAVIAKPRKAMESVRTSFQALIDIITQAVNRLGNLLNKFKTSPEELLLEAITICKPVMNGTAIDTSGLAPDVDRVESIFARQGVIEAFSNLLRNAEASLASVKQPKVILTSRISDERTIIGIQDNGQGIPSTKQSQIFKDGFSTKGSDGFGLAHVKQTVEAHGGSVTLVSSKPRQGTMFEVVL, encoded by the coding sequence ATGAATATCGAACGACTGACAAATTACGATTTTCCAGAAGACATGATTGCCGGTTGGCGCAAGCTGGGGATGAATGAACTCCAGCCGATCCAGGCACAAGCTATTCTGAAATACAAGCTGTTCAATGGTAACAGCATGATAGTATCGGCACCCACTTCCTCGGGTAAGACCTTCGTAGGTGAGCTGGCAGCCGTCCACCAATCGATCGACAAAAAGAAAACAGCATTCCTAGTCCCGCTGAAAGCAATCGCCGAGGAGAAGTTCCATACTTTCCAGCAGATGTACACTTCAGCCGGAATCAAGGTAGTCATTTCTACTCGAGACCATAAGGAGTTTGATGCCGACATTGAGAATGGCAAGTTCGATATTGCGATTCTCGTGTACGAGAAATTCTTCCAACTACTCAACAGTAATAAGGGATTTCTGAGCAGCCTGGGACTCGTCGTTATCGATGAGTTGCAGATGCTGGCCGATTACAGCCGTGGTACCACATTGGAAATGATTCTGACTCATCTGAGGATGCAACGCTCGAGATTAGGATTCCAGATTGTAGGATTATCGGCAGTATTGGGAAATCACCGCCTGGTAAATGAGTGGTTGGGAATCGACCTACTCCATTCAGAACGCAGACCGGTAGAGCTTCGGATCGGTTATCTCTATAAAGGGGTGTTTCATTTTAAGTCGATGAATGATCACTCAACCGGTGAAGAGATGATTCTTGCAAGACCACCGCAGGAGCGTGATGCCGTACTGTACTCAGCCGTCGCACATTTTTCGGAACTGGGTGAGCAGACTCTGCTGTTTCTAAAGGATAAAAACTCCGTTCGAAACATAGCGTCCGCACTGGCGGGATGGGTCACTGCTCCACCTGCCGAAGAAGCGCTGGCTGAACTTGAAAACCTGGAAGAGACTCATTCCCGGGATGAATTGGCAGTTCTCCTGCAGCACGGAGTGGCAATTCATCATGCCGACATGACGAGTGAAGAGCGTGAACTGGTAGAACGACACTACCGGAATCGCAGCATCCAGGTACTGGTGTCCACGACTACACTCGCCATGGGTGTCAATCTGCCAACTAAAAATGTTTTCATTGAATTGCAACAGTGGCGATACGATCCCAAATACAAGAAACTCGATACGGTCGATCTTCCGAAGGGTGAGTTTGAGAACATGGGTGGCCGTGCTGGTCGCTTCCAACTGGAAGATGATTTTGGTCGAGCGATCGCACTGGCGGATTCGATCGTGGAACGCGAGCAAATTAAGAGATTCTATCTGGAGGGTGACCTGGAGGAGATTAAACCCAACCTTTGGCGCTCCTCGATGGCTACCACTGTTCTTGGTGTGGTCTCCCTGCTTGGTGGTGGTTCCATTCAGCAGATCAAAGATTACCTCCAGAATTCCTTGAGCTGGCATGTACATCAAGCTAATGAGTACGAAAGGAAAGAACTCGGATATGAACTCGAAGCCGCCATTAATTACTGTATTGCCGCAGAAGTCGTAATTGCCAACCAGGATGATCGGCTGACGTTAACCGAATTTGGTGTCGCAGTTGCCGGTATGGGTATTCGGGTGGAAACAGCCAATACCCTGAAAAAGTGGTTGACCAACCGCAGTGACTTACCAATCAACTCGATCGAGGCGTTCCTATTCTCGATTCTTACAATGGATGGTCAGGAAGGATTTCTCAATTTCTCTACTTCTGAGTTCAGACAGTATGGTGACAGATATCTGAGGAACGTGACTGAGCAGATTGGCTCCCACGGAAAATCGTTGTTTGAACAGATCTGTGAAAACACGCTGGATAGTTATAATCGGGCTAAATCCTGCAAGACTGCCTTAATGCTGAGTGATTACATCGGATCGCTTAGTAACAAAGAATTAGAGAAGCGGTATCAGGCATATTTTGGAACCATTCGACGAGTCGCTGAACAAATCTCCTGGGTATTATCCAGTGCAGCAGAGCTGGCTAAAACACTTCAGTGTCCGGCCGAATGGCAGAAATCCCTGGTTCAATGTGCCATGCAGATCCAGCACGGTATCTCTGAGGATGGATTGTTTCTGGCACAGCTCAAGATTCCCAGACTGGGCCGCGAGCGCATCCGGAAATTGGTCAATGATGGGATCACGAATGAGAAGCACGTTGTAGAAGCAGGATTTGAGTATTTGGCCAAGCTGGTAACCAAGCCGGTAGCGCAAAGTCTTATGGATTACTTCGAACGTAACCAAGATCAAACTCGGTCTGATAACTCATCCAAACAGAAGGCTGGTGGCGAATTGAGCGCTTCTAATGTTCAGAGCAATGGTGGTACCGGGATCATTGTCAACAACAACCACGGAACAATTGTCATTCACCAGAGCGCCGAACCAGTGTTACCGAGCGGTGACATAAACTCGAATGGCGAAGATTTATCTGCGCTTCCACTCACAACCTGGCAGCAGGAGGTCACCCAGCGGCTGGAACGACTCCCGGCTCCAGAGTTACGGGAACTATACAATGAAGTTCGCGTAATGCGACATAACCGAATTCAGCCCGCTCGGGATACTGCGCGATCGGCTAAAACTGTACAACAATTATCCGATGCTGCGATCAAACTGCAGGGTGAGTATCGTTCGTTCCAGCAGTTTCTGCTTGAGCACTTTCATGCCGTTCTACTTCAGAATCTGGATTTGGAGTTTGCGGTAATTGCCAAACCCCGCAAAGCGATGGAATCGGTTCGGACTAGTTTTCAAGCGCTAATTGACATTATCACCCAAGCAGTAAATCGGCTTGGAAATCTACTCAATAAGTTCAAGACGTCTCCCGAGGAGTTACTGCTGGAAGCGATCACCATCTGCAAGCCAGTGATGAACGGTACGGCGATTGATACAAGCGGACTAGCCCCTGATGTCGACCGTGTTGAGTCGATCTTTGCGCGGCAAGGTGTAATTGAGGCGTTTTCGAATCTGCTGCGCAATGCGGAAGCGAGTCTCGCATCAGTAAAGCAACCAAAGGTAATCCTTACATCCCGGATCAGTGATGAACGAACAATTATCGGCATTCAGGACAATGGTCAGGGGATTCCATCCACAAAGCAATCCCAGATTTTCAAGGATGGGTTTTCGACCAAGGGATCCGATGGATTTGGACTAGCACATGTCAAACAGACCGTGGAAGCGCATGGTGGTTCAGTCACTCTGGTTTCCAGTAAACCACGCCAGGGAACGATGTTCGAGGTCGTACTATGA
- a CDS encoding sigma 54-interacting transcriptional regulator yields MTANKMRILLVEDNHQHRQMLKEILYGKCEVDCAIHYTQAKDKLKRNQYELVLLDLMLPQRDGSPVLEDGSLGLSLLRLIRDTEPLLPVVVISALQNTSTTLQILKLGIADFIVKDELEEQLPVVLKRADLIRHGRVDNLLLRHYQHSDHNSKFVFADKTMKKIDELISIYSNNSSSVLILGESGTGKEVIAREIHERSSRCNDPFIDINCGAIPEHLLESELFGHEKGAFTGADRMKSGLIELAQNGTLFLDEIADLSLVTQVKLLRFLQERTFRRIGGAKILAVDVRIIAATNKDIGKEIAAGRFRDDLYYRLSGVVLQVPPLRSRKSDVPVLVKSFLQQSHKGSEIEIDSKIMKQLQRYDWPGNVRELQSVIQRFVVMSNGKAINSKLLTAMLAKPNSDAHHEVSDADKVEIDNLMVLEKAAIIRVLATSLNQKVAAQRLGVAVSTLRRKMRDHLLVKTAKKNKSLSTHVRTEQISETRTTGIPQLLLQFKKGQSFTTREAMERLGGISRKHATTILNRLIEAGRVKRVSKGLYRFI; encoded by the coding sequence ATGACAGCGAACAAAATGCGGATACTGCTGGTTGAGGATAATCACCAACACCGTCAAATGTTGAAAGAGATTCTCTACGGTAAATGTGAAGTTGACTGCGCGATTCATTATACCCAGGCAAAGGACAAGCTCAAAAGAAACCAATATGAGCTGGTACTTCTCGACCTGATGCTGCCACAGCGGGATGGATCACCCGTACTCGAAGATGGATCATTGGGCTTGTCATTGCTGCGCTTGATTCGAGATACCGAACCTCTATTACCAGTAGTAGTCATTTCTGCACTGCAGAATACTTCAACTACACTCCAGATTCTGAAACTCGGTATCGCTGACTTTATCGTGAAAGACGAACTGGAGGAGCAGCTCCCAGTTGTATTGAAACGAGCCGATCTGATACGCCATGGACGGGTCGACAATCTTCTGCTGCGCCATTACCAGCACTCGGATCACAACAGCAAGTTCGTGTTCGCTGACAAGACGATGAAGAAAATCGACGAGTTAATCTCGATCTACTCAAATAACAGCTCTTCTGTTCTGATCCTTGGTGAATCGGGAACCGGTAAAGAGGTAATTGCCCGCGAGATTCACGAGCGAAGTTCCAGATGTAACGATCCGTTTATTGACATCAACTGTGGTGCCATCCCGGAACATCTGCTCGAATCTGAACTGTTTGGACACGAGAAAGGTGCCTTCACCGGTGCCGATCGGATGAAGAGTGGTCTGATCGAATTAGCCCAAAATGGTACGCTGTTCCTGGATGAAATCGCAGATCTCTCTCTAGTCACCCAAGTAAAGCTGTTACGATTTCTGCAGGAGCGAACGTTTCGTCGCATCGGTGGTGCAAAGATTCTTGCGGTCGATGTCAGAATTATTGCTGCAACCAACAAAGACATTGGGAAAGAAATTGCTGCCGGGCGATTCCGAGATGACCTTTACTACCGACTTAGCGGTGTTGTCTTGCAAGTTCCCCCATTGCGTAGCCGTAAGAGTGACGTTCCGGTCCTGGTAAAGAGCTTCTTACAGCAAAGTCACAAGGGGAGTGAGATTGAGATTGACTCCAAGATTATGAAACAACTGCAGCGCTACGATTGGCCCGGCAATGTGCGTGAATTGCAGAGTGTGATACAACGGTTTGTCGTCATGTCCAATGGGAAGGCAATCAACAGCAAGCTCTTAACTGCGATGCTGGCAAAGCCGAACAGTGATGCGCACCATGAAGTATCAGATGCAGATAAAGTGGAAATCGATAATCTGATGGTACTGGAGAAAGCTGCGATCATACGAGTACTGGCAACCAGTCTCAATCAGAAAGTTGCTGCGCAAAGGCTGGGGGTGGCAGTTTCTACGTTGCGCAGAAAGATGCGTGATCACCTGTTAGTTAAAACCGCGAAAAAGAATAAGTCGCTTTCCACCCACGTCCGAACTGAACAGATAAGTGAAACCAGAACTACCGGAATACCACAGCTATTATTGCAATTTAAGAAAGGTCAATCATTTACAACAAGAGAAGCGATGGAAAGGCTGGGAGGGATAAGTAGGAAACATGCGACTACAATTTTGAATCGACTCATCGAAGCTGGGAGAGTAAAGAGAGTGTCAAAAGGATTATATCGATTCATTTGA